In Mixophyes fleayi isolate aMixFle1 chromosome 4, aMixFle1.hap1, whole genome shotgun sequence, the following proteins share a genomic window:
- the AMDHD1 gene encoding putative imidazolonepropionase, with protein MSCKFKLLLENAAQMVVVCRKEEEFLLQESMRHLAVLENASLVVGNDGFIKAVGPTETIQSQFAHVLFETVIDCSGKCVLPGFVDAHTHPVWAGDRVHEFAKKLAGATYMDIHQSGGGINFTVEHTEAASEEELFCSFKQRLERMLRCGTTLVECKSGYGLKLETELKMLRVIERAQREMDIGISPTYCGAHSVPKGKSAEEATDDIIEHHLPALKQMALNGEIHVDNIDVFCEKGVFDLESTRRILTAGKAIGLHLNFHGDELNPMNAAQLGADLGAHAVSHLEEISDEGISALAAAKCSAILLPTTAYILRLKQPRARDMLNAGVIVSLGSDFNPNAYCFSMPMVMHLACVNMKMSLKEALAAATINAAYSLGRSHTHGSLEVGKQGDVVIINAPRWEHVIYQFGGHQEMIEYVAIKGKIVYKNERVLNL; from the exons ATGTCTTGCAAATTTAAGCTTTTGTTGGAGAATGCAGCTCAAATGGTCGTTGTATGTAGGAAAGAAGAGGAATTTTTGCTCCAGGAAAGCATGCGGCATTTAGCAGTGCTGGAGAACGCCAGCCTGGTGGTCGGCAA TGATGGCTTCATAAAGGCTGTAGGACCCACGGAGACCATCCAAAGTCAATTTGCCCATGTGTTATTTGAGACTGTAATTGACTGCTCTGGAAAGTGTGTTCTACCAG GATTTGTAGACGCGCACACTCATCCTGTGTGGGCTGGCGACAGAGTGCATGAGTTTGCTAAGAAA CTTGCAGGAGCCACTTATATGGATATTCATCAGTCTGGAGGAGGAATCAATTTTACAGTGGAGCATACAGAAGCTGCTTCAGAGGAAGAACTTTTCTGCAGCTTTAAACAGCGTCTGGAGCGCATGTTGAGATGTGGAACCACTTTAGTTGAATGCAAGAGTGGATATGGCTTAAAGTTGGAGACTGAACTGAAGATGCTGAGAGTGATTGAACGAGCGCAAAGGGAAATGGATATCGGCATCTCTCCTACATACTGTGGGGCCCATTCTGTACCAAA AGGAAAGAGTGCAGAGGAAGCTACCGATGACATCATTGAACATCATCTCCCTGCTCTGAAACAAATGGCGTTGAATGGTGAAATTCATGTAGATAATATTGATGTCTTCTGTGAAAAAGGCGTCTTTGACCTGGAGTCCACAAGAAGGATTCTAACGGCTGGGAAAGCTATAGGTTTACATCTGAACTTTCATGGGGATGAACTTAACCCCATGAATGCTGCTCAG TTAGGTGCAGACTTGGGAGCACATGCTGTGAGTCACCTAGAAGAAATAAGTGATGAAGGGATCTCTGCATTAGCTGCTGCAAAGTGTTCTGCCATCTTGTTGCCTACAACGGCCTACATCCTGAG ACTCAAACAACCTCGAGCTAGGGACATGCTCAATGCTGGTGTAATAGTATCTCTGGGCAGTGACTTCAATCCAAACGCATACTGCTTCTCTATG CCTATGGTAATGCACCTGGCCTGTGTCAATATGAAGATGTCTCTGAAAGAAGCACTGGCAGCTGCTACAATCAATGCAGCCTACTCTCTGGGACGATCGCACACACACGGTTCTCTGGAGGTTGGAAAGCAAGGAGATGTCGTGATCATCAATGCCCCACG